The nucleotide window AAATGTCATATCACGTTCTGTGAGGAAGTCCGCCACTTCGTCCGTCACCGATTCCACCGACCGAGCGCGGAACGTGAACCAGAGATCCGATACCCGCAGAGCCGCTTGAGCCACCCGCAGCGTCACCGCTGGCAACGCATCGCCCGGACGGCTTCGCGCGAGGAGAACCCCCTTGTAGAACTCGACGCCATGCGTGAGGCAGACGTCGGCAATGAGCGCGTTCTGCTTGGGCGATCTGCGCGGAGTCACCGTCTGCATCCGCAGCCATCGGGTCGTCTCTCCCAGATCGGAGACCTGCACGACGTCGCCTTGAACCTTCCAGAACACGTCGATGTGATCGCCGTCTGGGTAGAGGTATGGCGTGCGGATGCGCTGGTACTCGCCAAGGTCGGAGTGACTGAACAGGGGACCCAACCCGCTCGCGAGCTCTTCGGCGAGAAGGACCGAAGTCACTGGAATAGGTCTCCCGTGCGCGAGGGAGGATGATCCATCGCCCCATCGTGGGTCAAGCTCGCTTCGACGCAGAATTCGCGCCACACCGCGACCGGGTCGGATGCTGACGAGGAAACGTCATGGGGCGCGTACGCCTCCTTGTCACGAAAACGCTCCGACCAACGATGTTTGTGCGTCTCTCCGACCTCG belongs to Candidatus Poribacteria bacterium and includes:
- a CDS encoding DUF1828 domain-containing protein, which translates into the protein MRPGRGVARILRRSELDPRWGDGSSSLAHGRPIPVTSVLLAEELASGLGPLFSHSDLGEYQRIRTPYLYPDGDHIDVFWKVQGDVVQVSDLGETTRWLRMQTVTPRRSPKQNALIADVCLTHGVEFYKGVLLARSRPGDALPAVTLRVAQAALRVSDLWFTFRARSVESVTDEVADFLTERDMTFGRGQKLAGRSGRTWSPDFHVRAVRRSSLVYVLSTGSRSAARAIVNHVHTAWYDLNHLAAGPEALRFVSLFDDTADVWSDEDFRLAEQLSIVTRWSQPDELAETLEGVA